From the genome of Parazoarcus communis, one region includes:
- a CDS encoding UDP-2,3-diacylglucosamine diphosphatase, whose protein sequence is MPEALHAALPALFISDLHLAEDHPETVAAFLGFLRGPAREAGSLFILGDLFEYWAGDDDVDAPFNRQMCAALRALSDSGVQLFYMTGNRDLLAGDDFARMTGMRLLPDPSLLVLGSQRILLSHGDALCTDDLSYQAYRRQVRDPAWQAGFLSQPLAARKAFIESLRKQSETAKQEKTMTIMDVNAGAVEVILRQYGHPALIHGHTHRPARHLHRVDGRDCVRWVLSDWHSHATWLSFDGRDFKAVVPTQT, encoded by the coding sequence ATGCCGGAGGCCCTTCATGCGGCGCTTCCGGCATTGTTCATTTCCGACCTGCATCTCGCCGAGGACCACCCGGAGACGGTCGCAGCCTTTCTCGGTTTTCTCCGCGGCCCGGCACGTGAAGCCGGCAGCCTGTTCATCCTCGGCGACCTGTTCGAGTACTGGGCCGGCGACGATGATGTCGACGCCCCCTTCAATCGTCAGATGTGCGCTGCGCTACGCGCGCTCTCCGATAGCGGCGTCCAGCTTTTCTACATGACGGGCAACCGCGACCTGCTGGCCGGCGACGACTTTGCCCGCATGACGGGCATGCGACTGCTGCCCGACCCGTCCCTGCTCGTACTGGGCTCGCAACGCATCCTCCTCAGCCATGGCGACGCCTTGTGCACTGACGACCTCTCCTATCAGGCCTATCGCAGGCAGGTCCGCGATCCCGCGTGGCAGGCCGGCTTCCTGTCCCAGCCGCTCGCTGCCCGCAAGGCCTTCATCGAAAGCCTGCGCAAGCAGAGCGAAACCGCCAAGCAGGAAAAGACGATGACCATCATGGACGTCAATGCCGGTGCGGTAGAAGTCATCCTGCGCCAGTACGGACATCCGGCCCTGATTCACGGCCACACTCACCGCCCGGCACGTCACCTGCATCGAGTAGACGGCCGCGACTGCGTGCGCTGGGTTCTGTCCGACTGGCACAGCCATGCCACCTGGCTGTCGTTTGACGGCAGGGACTTCAAGGCAGTCGTCCCGACTCAGACCTGA
- a CDS encoding peptidylprolyl isomerase, giving the protein MAVKLHTNFGVITLELDAEKAPVTVENFLAYVEAGHYDNTVFHRVIDGFMIQGGGFEPGMKQKATRDTIKNEADNGLKNNRGTVAMARTQAPHSASAQFFINLSDNDFLNYRSPDLQGWGYCVFGQVSDGMDVVDKIRAVKTGSSGFHQDVPKEDVIIERAEVV; this is encoded by the coding sequence ATGGCAGTCAAACTGCACACCAATTTCGGCGTAATCACCCTCGAACTCGATGCCGAAAAGGCGCCCGTCACGGTCGAGAACTTTCTTGCCTACGTTGAAGCCGGCCACTACGACAACACCGTGTTCCATCGCGTCATCGACGGCTTCATGATCCAGGGCGGTGGTTTCGAGCCCGGCATGAAGCAGAAGGCCACGCGCGACACGATCAAGAACGAAGCCGACAACGGCCTCAAGAACAACCGCGGCACCGTTGCCATGGCCCGCACCCAGGCACCGCACTCCGCATCGGCCCAGTTCTTCATCAACCTCTCCGACAACGACTTCCTCAACTATCGCTCGCCCGACCTGCAGGGCTGGGGCTACTGCGTGTTCGGCCAGGTCAGCGATGGCATGGACGTGGTCGACAAGATCCGTGCGGTGAAGACCGGTTCCAGCGGCTTCCACCAGGACGTGCCGAAGGAAGACGTGATCATCGAGCGCGCCGAAGTTGTCTGA
- a CDS encoding peptidylprolyl isomerase yields the protein MKKQALALIAFISCSIQAFAANPMVELKTNHGDIVVELNAEKAPKSSANFVQYVKDGHYDNTVFHRVIDGFMVQGGGFDAKMTQKPTRAPIENEAKNGLKNLPGTLAMARTADPHSASAQFFINLVPNTFLDYPSRDGWGYAVFGKVVRGMDVVEKIAKVKTGNAGMHQNVPLEPVTIESARVLDAATTPSK from the coding sequence ATGAAGAAGCAGGCTCTTGCACTGATCGCTTTCATCAGCTGCAGCATTCAGGCTTTCGCAGCCAACCCCATGGTTGAGCTCAAGACGAACCACGGCGACATCGTGGTCGAACTCAATGCCGAGAAGGCACCAAAGTCGTCCGCGAACTTCGTCCAGTACGTCAAGGACGGCCACTACGATAACACCGTGTTCCACCGCGTCATCGATGGCTTCATGGTCCAGGGCGGCGGTTTCGACGCAAAGATGACGCAGAAGCCGACTCGTGCCCCGATCGAGAACGAGGCGAAGAATGGCCTCAAGAACCTGCCCGGCACGCTGGCCATGGCACGCACGGCTGACCCGCATTCGGCCTCGGCACAGTTCTTCATCAACCTCGTGCCCAACACCTTTCTCGACTATCCGTCACGCGACGGCTGGGGCTATGCGGTATTCGGCAAGGTTGTCCGCGGCATGGATGTGGTCGAGAAGATCGCCAAGGTAAAAACGGGCAACGCCGGCATGCATCAGAACGTACCGCTCGAACCGGTCACCATCGAGTCGGCGCGCGTCCTCGACGCTGCAACGACCCCCAGCAAATAA
- the cysS gene encoding cysteine--tRNA ligase — protein MLTIYNSLTRKKEHFQPIDAGKVRMYVCGMTVYDYCHLGHARVMVVFDMVTRWLRASGLDVTYVRNITDIDDKIIRRAQENGESIRALTDRFIAAMHEDADALGVLRPDHEPRAMDYVAGMQSLISRLEAKGLAYVAANRDVCFAVRKFDGYGKLSGKSIDELRAGERVDVVGDKNDPLDFVLWKHAKAEEPEEAKWASPWGSGRPGWHIECSAMSADLLGEQFDIHGGGQDLQFPHHENEIAQSEGAHGHAFVNYWMHNGFVRVDDEKMSKSLGNFFTIREVLKQYDPEVVRFFILRAHYRSPLNYSDAHLDDARQALTRLYTALKAVPVTDAEPDWSTPWAQRFQAAMDDDFNTAEALAVLFELANEVNRGAAPALAQQLRALGKVLGLLERDATAFLQGGVQTEGGLDVAEIERMIEARVSAKKGRDFAEADRLRAALLEAGIVLEDSAQGTTWRRA, from the coding sequence ATGCTCACCATCTACAACTCGCTCACCCGCAAGAAGGAACACTTTCAACCCATCGATGCCGGCAAGGTCCGCATGTATGTCTGCGGCATGACGGTGTACGACTACTGTCACCTCGGCCACGCACGGGTGATGGTGGTCTTCGACATGGTGACGCGCTGGTTGCGCGCGAGCGGGCTTGATGTGACCTATGTGCGCAACATCACCGATATCGACGACAAGATCATCCGGCGGGCGCAGGAAAACGGCGAAAGCATCCGTGCGCTGACCGATCGCTTCATTGCGGCGATGCATGAGGATGCGGACGCCCTCGGTGTGTTGCGCCCTGACCACGAGCCGCGGGCAATGGATTACGTAGCCGGCATGCAGAGCCTGATCAGCCGCCTCGAGGCCAAAGGGCTGGCCTATGTCGCTGCCAACCGTGACGTGTGCTTTGCAGTGCGCAAGTTCGACGGTTACGGCAAGCTGTCGGGCAAGTCGATCGACGAACTGCGGGCCGGCGAGCGTGTTGATGTGGTCGGCGACAAGAACGATCCGCTCGATTTCGTGCTGTGGAAGCATGCCAAGGCGGAAGAGCCGGAAGAGGCGAAGTGGGCCTCGCCCTGGGGAAGTGGTCGTCCGGGCTGGCACATCGAGTGCTCGGCGATGAGTGCCGATCTGCTCGGCGAGCAATTCGACATTCACGGTGGCGGGCAGGATCTCCAGTTTCCGCATCACGAGAACGAGATTGCGCAGTCGGAAGGTGCGCATGGTCACGCTTTCGTCAACTACTGGATGCACAACGGTTTTGTACGGGTCGACGACGAAAAGATGTCGAAATCCCTGGGCAATTTCTTCACCATCCGTGAGGTGCTGAAGCAGTACGATCCCGAGGTCGTGCGCTTCTTCATCCTGCGTGCCCATTACCGCAGTCCGCTGAACTACTCGGATGCCCATCTCGACGATGCGCGTCAGGCGCTGACGCGGCTGTATACGGCGCTCAAGGCCGTGCCGGTCACGGACGCCGAGCCTGACTGGAGCACGCCATGGGCGCAGCGTTTCCAGGCTGCGATGGACGACGATTTCAACACCGCCGAAGCGCTTGCCGTGCTGTTCGAGCTTGCCAACGAGGTCAATCGTGGCGCAGCCCCAGCGCTTGCGCAGCAGTTGCGCGCGCTGGGCAAGGTGCTCGGTTTGCTCGAACGCGACGCAACAGCCTTCCTGCAGGGCGGGGTGCAGACGGAAGGTGGGCTGGACGTCGCCGAGATCGAGCGCATGATCGAAGCCCGGGTCAGCGCGAAGAAGGGTCGCGATTTTGCCGAAGCCGACCGCCTTCGTGCGGCCTTGCTCGAAGCCGGGATCGTGCTCGAGGACAGCGCTCAGGGCACGACCTGGCGTCGCGCCTGA
- a CDS encoding ABC transporter substrate-binding protein, which produces MKVIRPLLTAVLVALAPLLPVGAAHAQQGVDNDSITLGHSGALTGPLAELNKEYLSGAMLHFDQLNARGGVNGRRIELITEDDAYNPDRAAANVRKLIEKDQVLALFACFGTGPSLKAIPVATAAKVPFFAPYTGADAVRSPGNPLVFHLRASYSQEIEKMVDHLANIGVKSIAVVHHADPFGQAGLEAATAALTRRGLPAPVVAPIASDGSNAAEAVGTVVAGNTAAVILVTAGNSSPAFMRALLETDYRPMLFGLSVISSRQLIRELGDKARGMVIAQVMPSPFRIDYPMVREYRQAADKAGQSYSYTALEGYLAARSFSEGLRRAGRELNRERLISALESLGDWDAGGLRLAFSARNRSGLNFVDLTVIGKGSFGN; this is translated from the coding sequence ATGAAAGTAATACGTCCGCTACTGACTGCGGTGCTCGTGGCCCTTGCGCCACTGCTTCCGGTCGGTGCTGCGCACGCCCAGCAGGGCGTCGACAACGACAGCATCACGCTTGGGCACTCCGGCGCCCTCACCGGGCCGCTGGCCGAACTCAACAAGGAATATCTTTCCGGTGCGATGCTTCACTTCGACCAGCTCAATGCCCGCGGTGGCGTGAATGGTCGCAGGATCGAGCTCATCACCGAAGACGATGCCTACAACCCGGATCGCGCGGCAGCAAATGTCCGCAAGCTGATCGAAAAGGATCAGGTGCTGGCACTGTTCGCGTGCTTTGGCACCGGCCCCAGCCTGAAGGCCATTCCGGTTGCCACCGCTGCCAAGGTGCCCTTTTTCGCCCCCTACACAGGGGCCGATGCGGTCCGCAGCCCTGGCAACCCGCTCGTCTTTCACCTGCGCGCCTCGTATTCGCAGGAGATCGAAAAGATGGTCGACCATCTGGCAAACATCGGGGTGAAATCGATCGCAGTGGTGCACCATGCCGACCCCTTTGGACAGGCCGGGCTCGAGGCCGCAACTGCAGCCCTTACCCGTCGTGGCCTGCCCGCACCGGTCGTTGCACCGATCGCATCCGACGGCAGCAACGCGGCCGAAGCAGTTGGCACGGTCGTTGCCGGCAACACCGCGGCGGTCATTCTGGTGACCGCGGGCAACAGCTCCCCGGCCTTCATGCGGGCGCTTCTCGAAACCGATTACCGTCCGATGCTTTTCGGCCTTTCCGTGATCAGCAGCCGCCAGTTGATCCGCGAGCTCGGGGACAAGGCGCGCGGCATGGTGATCGCCCAGGTCATGCCCTCGCCCTTTCGCATCGACTATCCGATGGTGCGCGAATACCGGCAGGCGGCCGACAAGGCGGGACAAAGCTACTCCTACACCGCCCTCGAAGGCTATCTTGCCGCACGCAGCTTCAGCGAAGGTCTCCGCCGTGCAGGCCGCGAGCTCAACCGTGAGCGCCTGATCAGTGCGCTGGAGAGCCTCGGTGACTGGGATGCCGGCGGCCTGCGTCTGGCGTTTTCCGCGCGCAACAGGAGCGGGCTGAACTTCGTTGACCTGACGGTGATCGGCAAAGGCAGCTTCGGAAACTGA
- the dnaJ gene encoding molecular chaperone DnaJ: protein MSKRDYYEVLGVNRDASDDEIKKAYRKLAMKHHPDRNPDSKDAEAKFKEAKEAYEILSEPQKKAAYDRYGHAGVDQSMGGGGQGFEGFGDAFSDIFGDIFGGAGGRGGRSNVYRGADLRYNLEISLEEAARGAEKTIRIPTVEECGSCHGSGAKPGTQPKTCPTCGGAGQVRIQQGFFSIQQTCPKCHGSGRIIPDPCRDCGGAGRVKKQKTLEVKIPAGIDEGMRLRHGGHGEPGVNGGPAGDLYVEIHIRKHSVFERDHDDLHCEMPISITTAALGGEIEIPTLEGMARLKIPAETQSGKVFRLRGKGIKNVRSHTHGDLMCHVLVETPVKLTERQRELLEEFESISSGNVDRHNPKAKGWMDKVREFFGT, encoded by the coding sequence ATGTCCAAACGGGATTACTACGAAGTACTCGGCGTCAACCGCGACGCCAGCGACGATGAGATCAAGAAGGCCTACCGCAAGCTGGCCATGAAACATCACCCGGACCGCAATCCGGACAGCAAGGACGCAGAGGCGAAGTTCAAGGAGGCCAAGGAGGCCTACGAGATCCTCTCCGAACCGCAGAAGAAAGCCGCCTATGACCGCTACGGTCATGCGGGCGTCGATCAGTCGATGGGCGGTGGCGGCCAGGGCTTTGAAGGCTTTGGCGATGCCTTCTCCGACATCTTCGGCGACATCTTCGGCGGTGCAGGCGGGCGCGGCGGCCGCTCCAACGTCTATCGCGGCGCCGACCTGCGTTACAACCTCGAGATCTCGCTCGAGGAAGCCGCGCGCGGCGCAGAAAAGACGATCCGCATTCCGACCGTCGAAGAATGCGGCTCCTGCCACGGCAGCGGCGCCAAGCCCGGCACCCAGCCCAAGACCTGCCCCACCTGTGGCGGCGCGGGCCAGGTCCGTATCCAGCAGGGCTTCTTCTCGATCCAGCAGACCTGCCCGAAGTGTCATGGCAGCGGCCGCATCATCCCGGACCCCTGCCGCGATTGCGGTGGCGCAGGCCGGGTGAAGAAGCAGAAGACGCTCGAAGTGAAGATTCCGGCGGGCATCGACGAGGGCATGCGCCTTCGTCACGGCGGTCACGGCGAGCCGGGCGTCAATGGCGGTCCTGCCGGCGACCTCTACGTCGAGATCCACATTCGCAAGCACTCGGTGTTCGAGCGCGACCACGACGACCTGCACTGCGAGATGCCGATCAGCATCACCACCGCTGCACTGGGTGGCGAGATCGAGATCCCGACACTCGAAGGCATGGCACGCCTGAAGATTCCGGCCGAGACTCAGAGCGGTAAGGTCTTCCGTCTGCGTGGCAAGGGGATCAAGAACGTGCGCTCGCACACCCATGGCGACCTGATGTGCCATGTGCTGGTCGAAACGCCGGTCAAGCTCACCGAGCGCCAGCGCGAACTGCTGGAGGAGTTCGAATCCATCTCCAGCGGCAACGTCGACCGGCATAATCCGAAAGCCAAAGGCTGGATGGACAAGGTACGCGAGTTCTTCGGCACCTGA
- the dnaK gene encoding molecular chaperone DnaK translates to MGKIIGIDLGTTNSCVSVMEGGKPKVIENSEGGRTTPSVVAYAEDGEILCGAPAKRQAVTNAKNTLFAIKRLIGRRFEEKEVQKDIAMMPYTIAKADNGDAWVEVRGKKIAPPQVSAEVLRKMKKTAEDYLGEEVTEAVITVPAYFNDSQRQATKDAGKIAGLEVKRIINEPTAAALAFGMDKKPGDSKIAVYDLGGGTFDISIIEIADIDGEHQFEVLATNGDTFLGGEDFDQRIIDYIVTEFKKEQGVDLKNDVLALQRLKEAAEKAKIELSSGSQTEVNLPYITADASGPKHLAVKITRAKFESLVEELITRSIEPCRVALKDAGLKVSDIDDVILVGGQTRMPKVQEKVKEFFGKEPRKDVNPDEAVAVGASIQGGVLQGEVKDVLLLDVTPLSLGIETMGGVMTKLIQKNTTIPTKASQVFSTADDNQSAVTIHVLQGEREMAAGNKSLGQFNLSDIPPAPRGMPQIEVTFDIDANGILHVSAKDKATGKENKIKIQANSGLSDAEVERMVQDAASHADEDKKARELVDARNQCDTLIHTTRKALGEHGDKVGEEDKAKIEAAIKEAEEAIQSGDKDSIEAKTQALAMASQKLGEAMYGQQGGAEAGEQPAGSAGGSNKADDADVVDAEFTEVKDKK, encoded by the coding sequence ATGGGCAAGATCATCGGCATCGACCTCGGCACGACCAACAGCTGCGTCTCCGTCATGGAAGGCGGCAAGCCCAAGGTCATCGAAAACTCCGAAGGCGGCCGCACCACCCCGTCCGTCGTCGCCTACGCGGAAGACGGCGAGATTCTGTGCGGTGCGCCGGCCAAGCGCCAGGCCGTTACCAACGCCAAGAACACCCTGTTCGCCATCAAGCGCCTGATCGGCCGCCGCTTCGAAGAGAAGGAAGTGCAGAAGGACATCGCCATGATGCCCTACACGATCGCGAAGGCCGACAACGGCGACGCCTGGGTTGAAGTGCGCGGCAAGAAGATTGCCCCGCCGCAGGTTTCTGCCGAAGTGCTGCGCAAGATGAAGAAGACCGCCGAAGACTATCTCGGCGAAGAAGTCACCGAAGCGGTCATCACCGTGCCGGCCTACTTCAACGACAGCCAGCGTCAGGCCACCAAGGACGCAGGCAAGATCGCCGGTCTGGAAGTGAAGCGCATCATCAACGAGCCGACCGCAGCTGCCCTCGCCTTCGGCATGGACAAGAAGCCGGGCGACTCCAAGATCGCCGTGTATGACCTCGGCGGCGGCACCTTCGACATCTCGATCATCGAGATCGCCGACATCGACGGCGAGCACCAGTTCGAAGTGCTGGCTACCAACGGCGACACTTTCCTGGGCGGCGAAGACTTCGACCAGCGCATCATCGACTACATCGTCACCGAGTTCAAAAAGGAACAGGGCGTCGATCTCAAGAACGACGTGCTCGCCCTTCAGCGCCTGAAGGAAGCTGCCGAAAAGGCCAAGATCGAACTGTCGTCGGGCAGCCAGACCGAAGTGAACCTGCCCTACATCACCGCAGACGCCTCCGGCCCGAAGCACCTTGCAGTCAAGATCACCCGCGCCAAGTTCGAATCCCTGGTCGAAGAGCTGATCACGCGCTCGATCGAGCCCTGCCGCGTTGCGCTGAAGGATGCCGGCCTCAAGGTGTCCGACATCGATGACGTCATCCTGGTCGGCGGTCAGACCCGCATGCCCAAGGTGCAGGAAAAGGTTAAGGAATTCTTCGGCAAGGAACCGCGCAAGGACGTGAACCCGGACGAAGCCGTTGCAGTTGGCGCCTCCATCCAGGGCGGCGTGCTGCAAGGTGAAGTCAAGGACGTGCTGCTGCTCGACGTGACCCCGCTGTCGCTCGGCATCGAGACCATGGGTGGCGTGATGACCAAGCTCATCCAGAAGAACACCACGATCCCGACCAAGGCGAGCCAGGTGTTCTCCACCGCTGACGACAACCAGAGCGCCGTGACCATCCACGTGCTGCAGGGCGAGCGCGAAATGGCTGCCGGCAACAAGAGCCTGGGCCAGTTCAACCTGTCCGACATTCCGCCGGCACCGCGCGGCATGCCGCAGATTGAGGTCACCTTCGACATCGACGCCAACGGCATCCTGCACGTATCGGCCAAGGACAAGGCCACCGGCAAGGAAAACAAGATCAAGATCCAGGCCAACTCCGGTCTGTCCGACGCTGAAGTCGAGCGCATGGTCCAGGACGCTGCATCGCACGCCGACGAAGACAAGAAGGCGCGCGAACTGGTCGACGCACGCAACCAGTGCGACACCCTGATCCACACGACCCGGAAGGCACTGGGCGAGCACGGCGACAAGGTCGGCGAAGAGGACAAGGCCAAGATCGAAGCTGCGATCAAGGAAGCCGAAGAAGCCATCCAGAGCGGCGACAAGGACAGCATCGAAGCCAAGACCCAGGCCCTTGCCATGGCCAGCCAGAAGCTCGGCGAAGCCATGTACGGTCAGCAGGGTGGCGCTGAAGCGGGTGAGCAGCCTGCGGGCTCGGCAGGTGGCAGCAACAAGGCCGATGACGCTGACGTCGTCGATGCCGAGTTCACCGAAGTGAAGGACAAGAAGTAA
- the grpE gene encoding nucleotide exchange factor GrpE, whose product MQEQKPTPENAAELEQAPAADATTENPTGEHAAPDVMPSLEQSLREAELKASEHHDAWLRAKAETENVRRRAQDDIAKASKFAAEKFATAMLPVKDSLEAALGTENQTLEKLREGVELTLKQLVSAFEGASLTEENPAGQKFDPNKHQAIGALESDAEPNTVINVLQKGYLLNDRVIRPAMVMVSKAKSA is encoded by the coding sequence ATGCAGGAACAGAAGCCTACGCCGGAAAACGCAGCGGAACTCGAACAGGCGCCCGCCGCGGACGCCACGACGGAAAACCCGACCGGCGAGCATGCAGCACCGGACGTGATGCCCAGCCTCGAACAGAGCCTGCGCGAAGCCGAACTCAAGGCCTCCGAGCACCACGACGCCTGGCTGCGCGCCAAGGCTGAAACCGAGAACGTTCGCCGCCGCGCGCAGGACGACATCGCCAAGGCCTCCAAGTTTGCAGCCGAGAAGTTCGCCACGGCGATGCTGCCGGTCAAGGACAGCCTCGAAGCCGCACTCGGCACCGAGAACCAGACCCTGGAAAAGCTGCGCGAAGGTGTCGAGCTGACGCTCAAGCAACTGGTCTCCGCATTCGAGGGCGCCAGCCTCACCGAAGAGAATCCGGCCGGCCAGAAGTTCGACCCCAACAAGCACCAGGCCATCGGCGCACTCGAGTCGGACGCCGAGCCGAACACGGTGATCAACGTACTGCAGAAGGGTTACCTGCTGAACGACCGCGTGATCCGTCCCGCCATGGTGATGGTGTCGAAGGCAAAATCAGCGTAA
- the gyrA gene encoding DNA gyrase subunit A, with product MTQFAKETLPISLEEEMRHSYLDYAMSVIVGRALPDARDGLKPVHRRVLFAMHELSNDWNRAYKKSARIVGDVIGKYHPHGDTAVYDTIVRMAQDFSLRYMLVDGQGNFGSVDGDNAAAMRYTEIRMARIGHELLADIDKETVDFGPNYDGSEKEPLVMPARIPNLLINGSSGIAVGMATNIPPHNLGEIIDACLKLLEDPETDIEALIEIVKAPDFPTAALIYGLHGVHEGYRTGRGRVVMRARTHFEPIGKSDRQAIIVDELPYQVNKRTLQERMAELVNEKKIEGISEIRDESDKSGMRLVVELKRGEMPEVVLNKLFKHTQLQDSFGMNMVALVDGRPRLLNLKQMLVCFLEHRREVITRRTIFELRKARDRGHILEGLAVALSNVDEIIALIKAAPSPADAKRGLMDRTWRSPLVEEMLARALADSYRPEGLDPQFGLSAQGYRLSEAQAQAILELRLQRLTGLEQDKIVNEYREVMDIITDLLDILARPERITEIIVAELTGIRNQFGDPRRSELVMNTSEINIEDLITPEDMVVTLSHTGYFKRQPLADYRAQRRGGRGKQATSMKDEDFIDHLFVANTHDTVLCFSSRGRAYWLKVYEVPEGTRNSRGKPIVNLFPLMEGEKINAVLPVQAFDDDHFVFMATSAGTVKKTALTAFANPRKAGIIAVHLDDGDHLIGVEITDGACDVMLFSDAGKAVRFAESDVRPMGREARGVRGMTLEDGQRVIAMLVAKDESQSVLTATENGYGKRTPVAEYTRHGRGTKGMIAIQTSDRNGKLVGAVLVEPTGEVMLISTGAVLIRTKVQDIRELGRATQGVTLISLDEGTYLAGIEKVAESDEDELVGSLDEAPEGGEEGNVEAGEGPVADAGGDAPAEGEGEEGNEA from the coding sequence ATGACACAGTTCGCCAAGGAAACACTCCCGATCAGCCTCGAGGAGGAGATGCGCCACTCCTATCTCGATTACGCCATGAGCGTGATCGTGGGGCGCGCGTTGCCCGATGCGCGCGACGGTCTCAAGCCGGTACACAGGCGCGTGCTGTTTGCAATGCACGAGCTCTCCAATGACTGGAACCGTGCATACAAGAAGTCCGCCCGTATCGTCGGTGACGTGATCGGTAAATACCATCCACACGGCGATACCGCGGTGTACGACACCATCGTGCGGATGGCGCAGGACTTTTCGCTGCGCTACATGCTGGTCGACGGCCAGGGCAACTTCGGTTCGGTCGACGGCGACAACGCTGCAGCGATGCGATACACCGAAATCCGCATGGCGCGGATCGGTCATGAACTGCTGGCGGATATCGACAAGGAAACCGTCGATTTCGGGCCGAACTACGATGGCTCTGAAAAAGAGCCGCTGGTCATGCCCGCGCGCATCCCCAATCTGCTGATCAACGGTTCTAGCGGTATTGCGGTCGGCATGGCGACCAACATTCCGCCGCACAACCTCGGCGAGATCATCGATGCCTGTCTGAAGCTGCTCGAAGATCCCGAGACGGATATCGAAGCGCTGATCGAAATCGTCAAGGCGCCCGACTTTCCGACCGCCGCACTGATCTATGGCCTGCACGGCGTGCACGAGGGTTACCGCACCGGCCGCGGCCGTGTGGTCATGCGTGCGCGCACCCACTTCGAGCCGATCGGCAAGAGCGACCGGCAGGCGATCATCGTCGACGAGCTGCCCTATCAGGTGAATAAGCGCACCCTGCAGGAGCGCATGGCCGAGCTGGTCAACGAAAAGAAGATCGAGGGCATCAGCGAGATCCGCGACGAGTCCGACAAATCAGGCATGCGTCTGGTGGTCGAGCTCAAGCGTGGCGAGATGCCCGAGGTGGTGCTGAACAAGCTGTTCAAGCACACCCAACTGCAGGACAGCTTCGGCATGAACATGGTGGCGCTGGTCGACGGCCGTCCGCGCCTGCTCAACCTCAAGCAGATGCTGGTGTGCTTCCTCGAGCACCGGCGCGAGGTCATCACCCGCCGCACCATTTTCGAGCTGCGCAAGGCGCGCGATCGTGGGCACATCCTCGAAGGTCTGGCGGTTGCGCTGTCCAATGTCGACGAGATCATCGCGCTGATCAAGGCGGCACCGTCCCCCGCCGACGCCAAGCGCGGCCTGATGGATCGCACCTGGCGCTCGCCGCTGGTGGAAGAGATGCTGGCGCGCGCACTGGCGGACAGCTACCGGCCGGAAGGGCTCGACCCGCAGTTCGGTCTGTCGGCCCAGGGCTACCGCCTGTCAGAGGCCCAGGCTCAGGCCATCCTCGAGCTGCGCCTGCAGCGCCTGACCGGCCTCGAGCAGGACAAGATCGTCAACGAGTACCGCGAAGTGATGGACATCATCACCGACCTGCTCGACATCCTGGCCCGCCCGGAACGCATCACCGAGATCATCGTTGCCGAGCTCACCGGCATTCGCAACCAGTTCGGCGACCCGCGTCGCTCCGAGCTGGTGATGAATACCTCCGAAATCAACATCGAAGACCTGATCACGCCGGAAGACATGGTGGTGACCCTGTCGCACACCGGCTACTTCAAGCGTCAGCCGCTGGCGGATTACCGTGCCCAGCGTCGTGGCGGTCGTGGCAAGCAGGCGACCTCGATGAAGGACGAGGATTTCATCGATCACCTGTTCGTGGCCAATACTCACGACACCGTGCTGTGCTTCTCCAGCCGTGGCCGTGCCTACTGGCTGAAGGTCTATGAAGTGCCCGAGGGTACGCGCAACTCGCGTGGCAAACCGATCGTGAACCTGTTCCCGCTGATGGAAGGGGAGAAGATCAACGCCGTGTTGCCGGTGCAGGCCTTCGACGACGACCACTTCGTGTTCATGGCGACCTCTGCCGGAACGGTCAAGAAGACCGCGCTGACCGCCTTCGCCAACCCGCGCAAGGCTGGCATCATTGCGGTGCACCTGGACGATGGCGATCACCTGATCGGCGTCGAGATCACCGATGGTGCCTGCGATGTGATGCTGTTCTCCGACGCCGGCAAGGCAGTGCGCTTTGCCGAGAGCGACGTGCGTCCGATGGGGCGCGAAGCGCGCGGTGTGCGCGGCATGACGCTGGAAGATGGTCAGCGCGTGATCGCAATGCTGGTGGCCAAGGACGAATCGCAGTCGGTTCTGACTGCAACCGAAAACGGTTACGGCAAGCGCACGCCAGTCGCCGAGTACACCCGCCATGGCCGCGGCACCAAGGGCATGATCGCGATCCAGACTTCCGATCGCAACGGCAAGCTGGTGGGCGCGGTGCTGGTCGAGCCGACCGGCGAAGTCATGCTGATCTCCACTGGCGCGGTGCTGATCCGCACCAAGGTCCAGGACATCCGTGAGCTCGGCCGGGCAACCCAGGGCGTGACCCTGATCAGCCTGGACGAGGGGACTTATCTCGCCGGTATCGAGAAGGTTGCCGAGTCGGATGAGGATGAGCTCGTAGGCAGCCTGGATGAGGCGCCGGAGGGCGGTGAAGAGGGCAACGTGGAAGCGGGCGAGGGCCCGGTCGCAGACGCTGGCGGAGATGCGCCGGCCGAAGGCGAAGGTGAGGAAGGAAACGAAGCATGA